Below is a window of Vulpes vulpes isolate BD-2025 chromosome 5, VulVul3, whole genome shotgun sequence DNA.
TTAGCTCCTAACCTGCAATCTATTTACACTTACCAGATGCAGTATTTACAAGAGATTTTTGGGGGTAGTTTGATCCTTCCAacctcttttccctttcctagCTTGCTAGGACTTTAATTTTGCTTGTGAAATTGTTTATTTACCGATTTCTGTAATGTTGGTTGAGTAGGTGACCTGTTGACTCTCTTGTACTTCTGACCATTCACTTTGATACCTGCATGTTTGGGTACATCATAGCCAATTGCCTTGGAAGTTTTTGCTGGAATTTTGCATACTGATAAATTGGTAGATCATGTTAGCTGGAAATTGTTCCTGTGAAAAGATTTAaaccttaaacttttttttttttaaagattttatttattcgtgagagacagaggtagagggagaagcaggctctctgcagagactcgatcccggaccctgggatcatgcccttgaatcaaaggcagacactcaactgttgagccacccaggcatcccaaacctTAAACTTGctgaaaaatttcttttaagtttttcggaagtaatactttttatttccagAATACAAACTAATTTTCAGCAGAAGATAATAGTAACTGTATTCTTAGGCTCTCTGGATCCCTAGTTTAAGGAGAAAAAGTACTTTAATCTTGTTAAAGTGAATGCTCTGATACCCTAATATTACTGGttattctccatttttctcataTCCCTTCCCCTTTTTCTTCCATGATTTTcataatctttctaaaaattcagGCATCTTGTGAATTACCTGTCCTGTTCCTTAGGAGGTTACTAAAGTTAGCTCTCAGATTGAAAAGAATCTTTGGTGGATTGAATATCAAGACCAGCAATTTTAAGGACTCCATTAACAGGGGAGGCAGTCCTTCAATGAGTATTTATTGTCCCTTCCCCCATTTCATGAGTGTTTTTCCCAGAAATCTTGAAATTTGCCCATCACACTCAGTCACAGTTCATGTCTGGGTCATATTCTCCATCACTGGTAACTTTAGGGTCTTAACTCTCTTTGATTTTGGGGTGGGGAACTGAGGGATTGGCCTTTGCATTGTTCTGCTTAATGAAATCAGTCTTGGTAGTGAAGATGGGAAATGTCAGAATCTTGTGGAGCACTCTTAACTAGTTTCTTTTGACAGTGGGCCATTGTTAGGGGTAGTTTTTGTCTGCAGTTATCTGGCAAAAGATGAAGTTGCTGGTTTTGGGGCACAAGCATTAAACTAGTGTTAGAGCTGAAACATTTCATCTAATTGATCTTTGCCTGAAATCACGTCATTATAATGAATttgcatagtattttttttttctttaatcttttggCAATGAGTCCTGCATTAGAGTTGTCTAGGTAAAGCCATTGCTATGACCAGTGTCTGGGGTAGGGGCGGGGGCTATGACTAAGAGTGATAGCAACCCTTCTTGCGTCTGTTTCTTCAAGGCAAACGAATGCACGTGCAGTTGTCCACCAGCCGGCTTAGGACTGCGCCCGGGATGGGAGACCAGAGCGGCTGCTATCGGTGCGGGAAAGAGGGGCACTGGTCCAAAGAGTGTCCGATAGATCGTTCGGGCCGAGTGGCAGACTTTACCGAGCAATATAATGAGCAATATGGAGCAGTGCGTACACCTTACACCATGAGCTATGGGGATTCGTTGTATTACAACAACGCGTACGGAGCGCTCGATGCCTACTACAAGCGCTGCCGTGCTGCCCGGTCCTATGAGGCAGTGGCGGCTGCAGCTGCCTCTGCGTATAATTACGCAGAGCAGACCCTGTCCCAGCTGCCACAAGTCCAGAACACAGCCATGGCCAGTCACCTCACCTCCACCTCTCTCGATCCCTACGATAGACACCTGTTGCCGACCTCAGGAGCTGCTGCTGctacagctgctgctgctgcagcagcCGCTGCTGCTGTTACTGCAGCTTCCACTTCATATTACGGGCGGGATCGGAGCCCCCTGCGTCGCGCTACAGCCCCAGTCCCCACTGTTGGAGAGGGCTACGGTTACGGGCATGAGAGTGAGTTGTCCCAAGCTTCGGCGGCCGCGCGGAATTCCCTGTACGACATGGCCCGGTATGAGCGGGAGCAGTATGCGGATCGGGCGCGGTATTCAGCCTTTTAAGGCTTGAGGTGAGAGCGGTGGGGTGTCCCCTGTTCTGGTTTTGCCATCCCTCCTAAAGGCTCCAGTTAGGTTgccctgcttgcttgcttttgctgggttagggtagggttactATCATGGTTCACAGGCTAGGGATAAGTCCTTAACTACCTAactttttgaaatacataaacATCCTTAGCCCTCATGGCTATTTTTCCAGGGCTCCTAGTAGTGGGAGTCAATCTGATGCTATTTATCCCTGGAAAAACAAAGAATGGTGTGATGAATCTTGGGTCACACTTATGTGCTGTAATTAAACTGAACCTGGGACCCATATATTCAGACTGAGGTGTGCTGTTTCTCAGAGCCTTTGTTGAAATTCCTAGGTGTGCGACATTATTAAGGTTTGCAGCTTACTGTTCTGCTTCGTGCCATATGAAAGGTCGGTTATGACCTATAGTAATATAAATTTGATAATTAGTTAACTAGTCATCACTGCTTGGGTCCCAGTTACTATGAAGACTACCCAGTGGCATCATCTTAATCTTGAAGCAGCGTTTTTCTCACGTTCCTGAACAATTCACTCCCTATGAGCTTTATAGAAAAACTCTTTGAAGTTAAGTtgggacagagagaagaaaaggtatCTTAATTTATAAAGCTTTCAACAAGGAGTCTGGGGCATAGACTCAAATTCAACTTCACTCAGCTCAGATTCATTCCCTGAATATAGAGTGTCCACTCCATTGCTCTGTCTTTGAATCTGTCCTATAAGAGCCTGTTtactttgttcaatttttttttaaactgtcccACAGTGTTATGGTGGACATCTCTCCACTTCTTCAAGGTTTATGGTAATACAAATCTGCCATCAACAGCAGGGGTGAGAGATTTGCCTTAAGCAGATCACTCCCTTCATCTTCCCACTAATTACGGGCATTTAATACTCTTGAACCACCAGCTCTACCTTGAGTCCTCTGGCTTTTTCCTCTACTATACATTTTGAGCCTCATGATCCATTGGCTCTACCTGAGTATATTCTTTCTGATGCTTGCCAGCTTTGGGCTCCAGGTGTTTGAGTTTGCTGCTGTATTAAAGGGTGATTCTCAATGCCCTTTGTTTTGGGTAGACCCCAGTTTGTCCTAGACGTTACCTTTGATCCATAATTCAGTAGTGACAGTGTGAATGATACTCTGTTATCTTTCAGTTAAGGCAGAAGGTATGTGAGTTGCCCAGGATTATTGGGTAGGAAATCACTGATAGGGCTGGGAAAGTAACTTGAATGACTTGATATGTAGCTTACACAAGTCCTCCACtacattcttttaatttcttccctAGGCAGAGTTGGATACCTGTTCAATTGATGCTGCTTTTTCCTAGacctttaatcatttttaacttGGACCTTGGCAGTAAACCGAGTTTCAAACATGCTTTTGACTTTTAGACCAGAGAGCTAAttggaacttttcttttttttctgcccttCAGTGATAATTTGTGATGTGGAAATAACCTTTTCTGAGGAATGGTGATTTTAACATCAAGAGAAATGCATTATCTTTGGTTACTGTCATGAAAAAGTATTTGCTATTTAATTTAGAGAAAGGCCCCAGCCTGGGATTGCTTGACCTTCCCAGTTACTTTCTGACCTCcaaactcttttcatttttagaggTTATTGTGTATACTGGGGATGGGTATAAGTAAACTTAAAAGGAGTGTCAAGTTACCAGACTTCATAAAGATATTCTTTGAAGTTTTAAGTAGGAAAGCCCTTTTGAGCTTTGCTGTAAAGCCCCTGTATTGTGCTCTCTTTCAGGTGGGATGTGTGTGGGCTGAAATTCCGAGCTGCGGTTGTGCATGAGAATACACCCTTCGTGGTACCCCGTCTCCGGGACGTTCTCGGCTCTGTACGTTCAGTCCCTCAGGAACCGTGGACCTTAATTTACCTTGCTAAGTTCAGAccacctcttcctttcctccctcctgcccattTTCCTGTTCTTCCTGTTCTTCAGTACTTCTGTAGTTTCCCATTTATGTTCTCTTCTCCCAGCAGGCCTCATTGTGTGCAGAAACTGGTGGGGGTTGTGCTGTCTCCCCGCCTCCTGCTTCCCGTGGGTATTGGACTTGGGAATGACCTTGATGAGAGTGTCACTGCTCCTGAGTCTTTTTGGCCCAAAGGCTTGTGGCGGGTAGACACATAGAGttggataacttttttttttttttccagtgaaataaATGGTTTTTCAACTTAGGGTATGTGTGCTTTGAGAGAGTTCTTGCTTGGGCTtgtgtctggattctttatttgtccctggaagagaaggggaatataaaaagtttgACATTCAGCTCTGGGTGAACATCGCTGCAATTACTTTTATTGTAGATAGGACCTAACAggcaccaaaggaaaaaaagatcgTGTGCGGAAGAACTCAGGCAGGTAGTCTTATTCCAGTAAAAACTACTTTTATTGTAGATAGGACTTAACAGgtgccagagggaaaaaaagatcgTGTGTGGAAGAAGAACGCAGGCAGGTAGTCTTACTCCAGTAAAGTCTTCCCCCTGTTCGTACACCTTTGTAATAAAACCAACTTACTTACTAGTGGTTTTGAGATGGAAGTTTTTTCCTGTTTGTGAAGCCATTATCATGTACCTCTTATCATTCCAACCACCCAGTCAGTACATTTAGCTTGATTTATTGCCAAGATAGAGTTCTAGGAAAAGGAATCAGAGGATAGGAGGTCAGCTTCCATTTTTCATgccatatggaaaaataaagttgtgGCTCTGTTAGTATTCTGCTGCTGCTTTAGGCCAGTAAAGTAACACTTTTTGATGCCGTTTACCATCTGTTTCTATACCTCTCCCCAAATACAAATCCGAAGTGCTCAATGGTAGCACTAGCACTTCATTAACTTGTACTTAGAGTCTTTAGAATGATAGGCACAGGAAGAGGACCCAGCAGCGAGCTTTTAGAGTATTTAATAATGAGCATAGGGATGAATACAAGGAAGAGCCCTGTCTCTTAGTTCCATGCTTCTATCAAAACAGACCGTCTTCCAGATCTTTTTTTTGTCTGTACCTTGTTTCCAGTTTTAACATTACATATAGTAGGGTATTTTCTAGaaccattcattcaacaaatagcaCCTACTGTGTATGCCTTTATGAAAGGTGGGTTATGGTAAAGGGAGATAAAAAGGATCTGGTTTTTAGTTGGGtgatttctcagatttttcttaAGGCTTCTATCTGACTGGTTCTAATTCATAGATGGCTAAGATGGGAATAGTTATGTATATAACTTGTAATTTACTGAATGTTCTGTTGAAACCCTGTGATTGGTTATGTATGTGTTATTTAATGCTCCAAGCAGCCATTTTTCTGTCCATTGCAAGTTTTATTCCTCTTATcctcaaaatacaaataattgctGAACATATAGGCTGTGTTTGATTGAGAAGTCTAGTGATGTAGAGTAGTTCCAGGAAAACTATTGGTGGAAATAAGGTGACTAAGGATGAAAAGTTATTAGCTCCTACAGATAGGAAGTGGTCAGTAATGAAGATTATGAGTAAAGTTTGGTTACTTTCCTTGCATTTGGCTTTATCTTCCTTGGCTGGGTTGGATTTCTGCCAGTGCCACTTCTTGGAGGGTGGTGCCTACTTTGATCCCCCTTTCTCTGAAAAGGTGGACCCATCACTCTTTGGCACTTTTCATTGGTACACCCCTTGGTCTAATAGGTGGAGTTGGCAAGTTTCAAAAGGTGGAGACTGACAGTATTCATTGCTTCAGCAAATGATTTGATACTCTGCAAGGTATTGTTGTAGGTGCTGGGTATAGTTGGGTATAGTTCTGGAGCCTAAGTGTGTGGGGAGGACAAAATAATGTCAAATAGAGACTTATTTAGATGAGAGTAGTGGGAGGAGGCTTTTCTGACGTGATGGTATGTCAGTAGATTAGATatggaaataatgtatttttgctttataaaacaggctggttaaaatttttaaaaggagtcaTTTCTGCTTTGAGAGCATGGTCTCCCTGTATGTAATAGATAACCTAAGCAGTTTTTCATGACTCAGAATCTGGGCTAGGTTAATGCTACATTCCTGCTGTGCTTTGTAATTATTGTTAAAAGGCAAAACACTATTAAAAACAGTGGAAAGTGGATTCTAAAACTATTTAAATTGGACTTGCTGATATTTCAACATTAAGATTTTGGAATTAGTGTTTAAGCTTCCGATCAAGTGTATCTTGAGTTGAGGCAACAGTCTGCTCTGTGTAACGGACAGAATTAGACTGTTGTTGGTTAGCTCAGGAGTTCTGGGGTAGTTTAAGAGTAATGCTTTcatatactgatttttttgtaGGCTTCCACCATTTCTTCTGTTCAGTAAAGGGTGCTTAGCATCCTCTTGAGAGCTGATTTTGTAGttcatgaagtattttttttttttattttttttcaatttttatttatttatgatagtcacacagagagagagagagagagagagagagagaggcagagacagaggcagagggagaagcaggctccatgcaccgggaacccgatgtgggattcgattccgggtcttccggatcgcgccctgggccaaaggcagacgccaaaccgctgcgccacccagggatcccgttcaTGAAGTATTTAACTAGTTGCCTACTGTAAGTACACATGTGGAGAATACAAAGATAACTGTCCCCACCTTGCCTCTGCAAGCAGCTTTCTGTTTAGGCCTTGGATGTGTAGATGATTGGATCACTCACTGGAAGGTTGGAGTGGAATGGTCCCAGTATTCTGTAGTGTTGGCATCTGGCACAGATCTGACCCATCTAATTCTGGATGGGTCAGAGGACTTAGGAAAGCTGTTTTTAGGGTAATACTGGGGTTTGATTTGGTGTTATACCAAAAGTTTGTTAACTTAGAGTTCTTCCAGGCATCAAACTTGGAGTTGTTTTGGATGAATGCCAAATTAAGCCAGACTCCTTAGCCCAGAGCTACCTCAGTACTAAAAGGCTCTAGGTAGAGCATTAGCATTATGCTATTAAGTACTGTTGCAAACAACTGGAGTGAAGTGTACTCAGTACTGATGTTTTCTCTGTGGTCTCACGCTGAGTCAAAAAATTGCCAGAATAATGACAGTGGGAAGTCCCCTGAGTACTTTGCTGTGGGTTTGGAGAACAGTATAGTCTATATTGAAGCAAAGCAAAGTAGTTATAGAAGGGAATGTCTCCCAAGACAGAATTTAAGAATTCCTGTATTTTAATACTTATGAAATTTTTGGTTCATTTGAAGAGTGCAGAGCTGAATTCCTAAGTGcgtagaaattaaatgaaaaaacttAAAGTGTTTTACCAAaactttaaaatggaattatGGGGCTCAACCTAGTCGAGATCATGGCAGCACTGAATATTTAGTAAAAGAATTGTCAACTAACTAAATTGGGAGAATGGGAAAGTATGGATGGGGGAGTGATGGGATGTGTAAGAGCAAAACTTATTACATAATagaaattaacaatttttttaaagtggtaaaTGGAGAATATTGACCAACTTGAGTCCCATAAAGGTAAGAACAGCTAAAAAGTTGTTATATCTGGGGAAGATGAAGCTAGAGACTTGAAAGCCTTATACTATTTGTTAAACCATGTTCACGGgttattttgataaaaaataaaagttggggatgtctgggtgtttcagtggttgagcgtctgccttctactcaggtcgtgatcctggggtcctgggatcctgcttctttctttgctaAGGTCTCTCTgcctgctctgtctctcatgaataaataaaatcttaaagttttgTCATGCTAACAGCTCTTTTCTGTTTAAGCCTGAGATGATGTCTAATCAATCAGTGAACCTTTTAAACTAATAAGAACAGTTTACTGTTCTACAGTGATACGTAAAGTAATAAAGTAATATGACTTTATTAACAAGTAAATAGCATCTCTGAGATACGAGGTGGGGATGGTGCTAGCAGTCTATCAAGGAGGTAAGACACCAAAGAAGGAAGTGCTTAGCTGTTGGTAAGTAAACCTTAAAAGCTGAATTGAGCATTTTATTACTGCTCCTGTTTTGTCTAATTTGTCAGTGCCAACAGGGGAAAACTTAGTactctttttctttgtcctccAGGGCTCGTTCTTTAAGGGCTGAGCCTGCTGGTTTCATTCAGTCCTATCCAACATGTTGAATTGTTCCTA
It encodes the following:
- the RBM4 gene encoding RNA-binding protein 4 isoform X1 — encoded protein: MVKLFIGNLPREATEQEIRSLFEQYGKVLECDIIKNYGFVHIEDKTAAEDAIRNLHHYKLHGVNINVEASKNKSKTSTKLHVGNISPTCTNKELRAKFEEYGPVIECDIVKDYAFVHMERAEDAVEAIRGLDNTEFQGKRMHVQLSTSRLRTAPGMGDQSGCYRCGKEGHWSKECPIDRSGRVADFTEQYNEQYGAVRTPYTMSYGDSLYYNNAYGALDAYYKRCRAARSYEAVAAAAASAYNYAEQTLSQLPQVQNTAMASHLTSTSLDPYDRHLLPTSGAAAATAAAAAAAAAAVTAASTSYYGRDRSPLRRATAPVPTVGEGYGYGHESELSQASAAARNSLYDMARYEREQYADRARYSAF